The sequence gtaatagatacagtataatataaaaatgaaaaacaatattacgtggtaacaacaaaaacaacttgcgtcgggcagcgcagaataaattccgtctggctcgcgggcgatgtcgacggaacggcgcgcaatgagcgagcgcacgagtctcgcgtctgtgtgcgcgcactcacacttagatagctccggctcccgcccaccgcagcgcgacagaaacatagcttcaaaaattcgagatttgaaaagttgctcagctaggaattgctcttaatacaTGCTTGATTTAACAAACGTATACATTTATCTGTCACTATGCCGAatggcaattaatttattcTATTGATTGTTTGATTGATATACAGCTACATAGTTGACATAAGTGAACTCCTGAATTACTTGTAAGACGCCTGGTTtttttcatatacatatatatctatatgTATATGACCGTGGTTTATTGGTGTTTATGTTACAAATTCCTATGACTAAGATCAGGTTTTCCCCAAATTTTCCCCAAGGAACAAATATTTTGCAGCAAAGTGAAGATCTATTTTTACCTGCTCGCTGACGTGCATGCGTGTGATCCAGATTCACCATCATATTACACTTAGTTATTTTCCTCGCAGAGCTTTTTGTATACAGTGGGTTTTCCTAAACCATATTTTGCGAGGTTAACATATAGGTCACGCtagcttttactatgggaccaaccccgaaatgaCGAAAAAAACCCAATAGTAATGGGGAAAATTGGCTCCCACCATGGAAAATATCGAAAATCGCAATCAGGGATGGATAAGATTTGGAAAACACGCGGCGAGTATAGATACGGTTATTTTGTTACGTCTGAGGATACTTCCTGCCTAAGCTTCCTGCTAGGTGATTTTGTACAATAGGTAACTACTCTGTAACTTTCACAATAAAAAATCAACGTAATTAATAGCAAGTTTGAAGATTCTTATACACGTTCCTGAGGGTGTCTGGTTTGTCGCAAGATAGTAAATGTGAATTGAAAATTAATACTTTTGAAAAGgtcattgtataaaaaaatacctgatTTTCTCTCGTTAGAGTAGGAACCTAGTTAGCAATCCGCTCGTAACTTAACCCTAGTCAACACAAGATAGATCGAGCGAAGGGCTTTTTTGCAGTCttttataatttgtatgtaggtaacaaTATGGCAAATAATTGCCCAGATGCAGATGCATTTTAGTGCATCTTCGACAATGGCCGCGGACGCTAGGCAGTGAGTTTagtttttcaaaacaaaaattaaaataattgtttttatacttacttttaaaagtaaataaattaatgtatacAATAATTAAGTGAATCATCATGATCATCATTTTAGCTTTTATCCCATAACCTAGGTTTTGAGGTCTGCTCTCCGTATCATTTTGCGACATTCTTCTCTATTTTGCTTCATGTCAGGGCCTGTCGTCCTCAAATATTTCGATATTGTCCCGAATTAGGATCGGCAGATTTCCCGGGTTTTCTTGGATTCTTCATGGCCAACTTCGAATCTTATGTTATAAATATAGCCTAATAAAATAAGTGCCTAGTGCCCGCAGAAAAGATATCCTAATAACCTGTTGTTGTGTTCCAGGGAGCACAAAGAAGAGAACATGGGTCTCCCGCACATCACATCGTTCTGCTGGTGCATGGGCCTGGAGAGCGGCGCTAAAGTCGTTGGAGCCATGCATTTGGTGAGTTATAACATTTTCCTACAGGCGGTGGTGTTTCACTCAAGTGAGCTGCTCCGAGCAGTCAGTGAGGCTTGTGCCTCATATTATAAATTGTGTCTAGTGAGGGAGGAATGGGACGCGTCATGCGACTCATGCATTAGAGGGATAACGTGATTTTCTGTTTGTGAGAATAATGTTCCTACGAGTAATAGGAACCTATTCTCTATTTTGTCCTACCTAATATCGTGAATCGTGAAAAGTGACCACAATAAGTAATAACAGACGTGTCTACATGAAACTATCAgcatcaaatttaaatttagaattcatatctccattttatttttgtgtctgATTCTATACATTTATCAAGCATTTATCATTCgatttaaatttcaaaacacCTTCTACCGTAGTTCTGTGCCCCAGCATAAGACACAATTCGCATACCTCTACAACAAAATGaatgtaaaaattaatatatgtatacgaACAGTGGatatataattgaaaaaatcCGTAGTGGAGATGCTTAGCTATGAAGAGTATGTAGACACTGAACTTCTACTATCACGCACACACAGACGCACCCAACTACAGGTTCTTATTATGCCGTAAGGCTAACAACTGTTCTGTCGTCGTAAAAGAACTTCTAGTGTTTAAGTTatagataagtaattaaatagttaCAAACAATCACTGTTTATTATGGAGGAGCGGGACTTCCTGGCACAGGTATTTCTTACCTTCTTGGAAGACCCAACCTTGTTGTCATATGTGCACTCcaaatttatcaaataaatcattttcataaaaaaatgacgTGTCGGGCGCCTGGGCCTGGGCACGGCCCGATCCAGCGTgactagcgtgagtcatccttatctgtacccctagtgtaaatttgatcgacatcataacgtgacgaacgcgtttgcgttaagtctcattttgtataggattttgagtttccaaaacgtcccgcttggcgcgctctttctaaatccaatacaaaatgagactaaacgcaaacgcgtacgtcacgtttcgaaatcgaatttatttacactaggggtactgttcattGAAAGACGGCGGTAAAACTTTGTATGAGACATAATAAGGAAAGTCTGGAATCGCCCTTTGCCTTCACCATATGTATAAATAGGGACTGAGTCATCCTCTTTTAAATATTCTGTTCAATTACGCTGAGTAACAATCAGTCAATGAATACTCGTAACAATTGATTTAAGATAGTCAATATCAATCAGGCATAAATTTTAAAACAGCAACCACTTGGCAACGACGTACTGGGCACACAGATGGAATAACAGTTTTATAACAACAGTCAGTCACTCAGTCATCTTTTCTTTTCTCAATATTCGAATACTTATGAAGTTATATGTGCCATTTTCAACCAAAGGGGTATTGTTGGTGTTGCTATTTCCATaagcttcaatttgaaatcaaccttatcgacaATCGACAACGTGGCACTTTTtggttgaaaacgtcacatatATTATACTCTACGTTGTCTATGCCtatacatacctactcgtaGATACAAGGACAAGGCGGCTAGGACCGGAGGGCAAGAATTTTATTAACTTTGCTCAGAATGTGTTCAGTAGGCTTAGCTAGCATGAGTATACCGCGGTAGTAGATATAGACTACCCGTCTGTTTCTAATTCATATACATagtaagaaaaagaaaaaagccTAACTAGTTCGCGAAATACTGTCGCGACGCTCTCGTGTTATTTGACTCTTTATCTTTTATATTCCAGTGTGCTCGAAACCATTTCATAGTACCTATAGTATTTAATATTCATGCAAGATGCATGCAAAATAAATATGGGAGGTCGGACAGTTAAAGTGATGTCATAACTGTTCCAAAAAGTAAGTTCGCTACGGACCACaaaaaattaagcaaaatataaGGATGATAAATACACTGCTGTaggaatttatttatgtatttctaaGCAGTTGTTTCACCAAGTGACGCTCAATCCAAATTGCAAGATTGTAATAATCCCAAATATAGTGTATGGTAGACGAAATATAAAATGAGCCGATTGGTCATGAAACTTTATCTTTACGAATACACAAAAGAGGTGTGAAGTGCTTTGCCGCACGTCTCGTCCATATAGCGGGAATAAatagttatgatactttgtgttTTTGGGATAATATCCACACTTTATTATAAGAccgcagtttcaggggcccatccagtgggcggcaagtcaccgcctgccacgataactagtgaaaacattgttatggcaggtgcccggacgtctttgcaataactcaGTCTCATTGTCCATCCAAATTTCAATCCaaagaccgttatactgttcactttttctacaatacttCCAGTGCCTGCTGTGACCGGTTCATGGCCTATTGTTGCGGCTgatgtgaacgggttccagcaggcgttctacatgacattaaagctctccaaggggactctacgtgttggatctatatccccacgcaagcctatcaaaagaccgggatttataggctcgtgaaatccaaggagatacaaataatagtcgtttcagcgaacggtctgaTAGCGAAGACGAGTCTCGACTATTAGTTAAATGAAACCtttttagatagatagatagataaaaactttattcgtttCCACAATATACATGGTAGGTATATACAATAAGAAGAACATGCAGCttagaattattcttaaaactagtttacaattcttgaatgcaaaaccatgtgtcgtggcagagaataggcgctggctcagcatgatgacgcggcaagcaacatcgctgatattctgccaggaccttacaaaaacaaaaaagactgTTTCGACACACTTTACTTTGAAATTAgtgtttatttacataaatcttttatttttttaaacaagagACTTCGAATTGAAAAGTTGGAATACTAGTAGAACCAGTAGTAGAACAtagaaattcaaatttaaaaaagtaagtgTGATCTTGTGTTTAGTTAGGCCAAGTAGGTACGTAAGCAATACCGGGAGTTAATTATTGTAAGAGCCATTAGAGACAGCATTCATCGGCTCACTTTATTTTTCGCTTACTATAAacatatattcatatttttgtgataaacatttataataataaacagtaaataaatagtacaccGTTCTTGTAAGACCTTGCGATATCCTTCAATAAAAACTCCTTGTTGTCAAGATCATGTGTAAAGCAACAGGTTTTATAACTATACTATATTTATGCAACAGCGCTTACTTGGAATTGGAACTCGATTTTTTTCGTAGATGCTTTTATTAGGTCTACATACACAATACGACTTCTGATGCAAACATGATATACTAGTATTATGGTATTTAATTAAACCTGAGCATATTCGTTGTTATTTTTAGTGGTagtttttttcattattctgaTTCATCGATCATCatgcatcatcatcattcgaTGTAATATAATATGTGAAGGATTTCAGCTTTCTGTATGCCAATTTATATCGTGTTTGCCATGTGATAAATCCTGTTTCTGTCGACGCTTGTAAAGAGAGGCCGACATTGATAAAGAGTCCGACTTTATTATTTGACCCTCTGACCCTCTAAATTGTAAATGTTGTGTATCTTCATtcaacagagtggtcagaaacaagacaacaaaaagaatttgacccacacatacATTTTTTGCCGAATTAAAATCCTTAAGTCTTACTATGTAATGTAAGCCATGTTAGGTGTATTCCGATAGTTTATTGATGTGTTCGTGATTGGACTcgaaaaaaacaacattaagcAGTttcctttaataataatataatataatatttatttttcattttatttgacgaccactttggcctagtgggtagtgaccctgcctacgaagctgatggtcccgggttcaaatcctggtaagggcatttatttgtgtgatgagcatggatatttgttcctgagtcatgggtgttttctatgtatttaagtatttatatattatatatatcgttgtctaagtaccctcaacacaagccttattgagcttactgtgggactttagtcaatttgtgtaataatgtcctataatattatttatttatttatttatttatttatttcaggcaatgtACCCATATcacaaattacaaatttacaatatcacattaaaatacaataagctaaaatgtaaaaaaggtaAGAAGAATAAAATAGAAACGTTCTTACAATGTATACAACTGTCTGTCACTTATTTTCGCGATAATAATCGCGATGCATTGTCCCACccagtatttaaaaaatcggcaGTCCAGACGTTGACAGAGTGCGGAGAATCTCATTGTCTGATGTGCCCAGGCGATCCCTAAACGATTTGAAACTTATGCCAACGCTAAACCGGTTTAGATGAAATGTGCTATCGATATAGTTTCAGTCTCGAAGAAGGCCTAGttttttatcacggaaatcaatgttctacgcagacgaagtcCTACTGTTCATAAATGTCACTgtgtttataaaatacatacttgtttacaagcttttaattagcttgcaatgttttaaattatatggATTTATGtgtgttcgggtcaaatcttgcaagctaaattagatccACCTCCCATTATTGTATTAAGCTGAAACATCAGATTAATATATAAGTTGGGTGAAATGCAATATGGGACACAGGGGGTAAggggtggccataggaactctgtcaTAAAACAACGCTGCCTGCATATGTTTCGATTTGttagaattttctcgatgagtaattagttgcctgttgaaagaaataataaaaagtacagtcggcgatgAAAGGTTGTATAAAAAactgtcatttttgtttttgtattttaatataagtattcACGATCTATTTTTGCAGATCGCCTCAGGCTGCCTCTTAATTGTGACGTCACTAATGGCGCACGACGCTGGTTCGTATGTGGGCACCATCGAAGACGAGGGCGACCACATCTACTCCATCTGGTACCGGATCGCTATAGGCGCGGCCGTGCTGACCACGGTGCACGTGCTACTGGCGTTGGCCTTGTTGTACGCTGTGTGTAAGGTAAGGAAGGCGACCACATCTACTCCATCTGGTACGGGATCGCTGTAGGCGCGGCCATGCTGACCAGGTTACACGTGCGGCTTTGGCCTTGTTATACGCGGTGTATAAAGTAAACAAGGCGACCATCTATACTGCATCTAGTGCCGGATAGCTGTAGGCGCGGCCGTGCTGACCACGGTGCACGTGCTACTGGCTTTGGCCTTGTTGTACCCTGTGTGTAAGGTAAGGAAGGTGACCAGCTCTACTGCAGCTGGTACCAGATCGTTGTAGGCGCGGCCGTGATGACCACTGTGAACGTGCGGTTTTGGCCTTGTTATACGCAGTGTGCAAGGTAAAGAAGGCGACCATCTCTACTGCATCTTGTGCCGGATCGCTGTTAGACGCGGCCGTGCGGACGACGGTGCACGTGTGGTTTTGGCCTTGTTATACGCTGTGTGTAAGGTAAAGAAGGCGACTATCTCCACTGCATCTGGTACCGGGTCGCTATAGAGCTCAAGAAGgtttgtattgtgggtactcagacaacgatatataaagtATATAAATGCTTAATACATgcaaaacaaccatgactcaggaacaaatatctgtgctcatcacacaaataaatgcccttaccgggccTTACCTTATTCGATCCCAGAaccaccggcttcataggcagggtcactaccgactacgTCAAAACGaagtgtctcgatgagtataaaagaaaagtaaagtACAATGTGTTTGTACTTATCAATCGATTTTTTCGATAAAAaactcatttattatttatctttttcagagACACATCACGATCCTCCGCGCGTACGTGTACATCATGTGCATACTGTACGTGTGCGCTGTGCTGTACATCATCATAACGGCGGCGATGCGCGGCCTGAGCGGCTCGGGCTCTGATGTGTTCCTCGCCTTTTTGGAGGCTGTGCTGGTCTTTGGTGAGTGTCTAATAGGGTTCACTTGAGCTCATACTTATTTACCACATCATGTGCATACTGTGGGTGTGTGCTCTGCTTTACATCATCAACGGCGGCGATGCGTGGCCTGAGCGGCTCTGGCTCTGATTTTTCCTGGCCTTTTTGATGACTGTGCTGGTCTTTGGTGAGTGCCTAATAGCATTCACTTGAGCTCAtacttatttaactatttaagtatacaaaatttagtttaaatttcaAACTCGTTAGCAGAACAGAATCTTTACCTCCTAGCATTTGGTATTTGTAACGTGTGATCAAATTTTCGAGCGAACTGCTGTTTGGACATTGGTCTTATGTGTAGGTATGTGTTCTATGTATGTTTTTGCGTCCTATGCACATAGCACCTTAATTCataaaacatacaaattaagtatttttgctatttttaggAATCACCCTGTCTCTGGTAAAAATAAAGTTCCTGTTGAGCTGTACTTTCtcaaccttttgaacgctttacatcataaacacaaacacgactcaaacgccaagctcccgggcgcaagggagctaatgtaaaccttacttgaaagtgagaaggttactttgacagcgtccgtcATAACatctatagttgtccttggcgctgcggGCATGACTAGTATCGACggctttaggtgttcttggcgctCAAAAAGGTTAAAGGGTTAAAGATTTGATCAACATatgcttttaaacaattacGACAATTAATTTAATCAGTTTTAAGGAAAAGATCGTAATCAATGACATTTGTGTCCAACCAAAATCATTCAACTCGTCCtttttattctttaaataaACCCTTAtgcattttacttaaaaaaggaCACTTAGCtcgaggaatttcgtacattatcCAACATGTTCCTATCACTGtagcataattatattgctatccCGCTCACACAGTGCCATTGACCGCCgtcatcatgggcgggacagcaatagaGAAAcgaacaggcgggtcaatatACGAAATTCCTCGTGATAAGCgtcctttttatatttttatccaaCTCGTGTCATTATTAGTATATATAAAACCGCTTTCGCTCGGTGT is a genomic window of Cydia pomonella isolate Wapato2018A chromosome 15, ilCydPomo1, whole genome shotgun sequence containing:
- the LOC133525639 gene encoding uncharacterized protein LOC133525639; translation: MGLPHITSFCWCMGLESGAKVVGAMHLIASGCLLIVTSLMAHDAGSYVGTIEDEGDHIYSIWYRIAIGAAVLTTVHVLLALALLYAVCKRHITILRAYVYIMCILYVCAVLYIIITAAMRGLSGSGSDVFLAFLEAVLVFGFLAYCILCVHSYYLMLRSADDMEGPNKAY